The Calditerrivibrio nitroreducens DSM 19672 genome window below encodes:
- a CDS encoding FliH/SctL family protein yields the protein MPRKIVKRGDTKGFSSFAFKTFSSVDRGISVFSYKPFEIKKEEILEEKKEEAPEEEREEISTLTVLQQEYEEKLKEEYERGLKDGLEKGFITGKEEGLAEGYQKGYAEAEQKLNKDYQARKEDYLKLLQNELSGIQSYINRLHSFLDEIDRELPMVVLNLINGIVGVERKINDRLVINIVKKAFSKLKDIEITDIIVNPKDVEIVQEYFSGYNVIGDGGILQGSVKIKTKIGEADFSIESILNDLTKNIYEELGIN from the coding sequence ATGCCAAGAAAGATCGTGAAAAGAGGTGACACCAAAGGCTTTTCATCATTTGCTTTCAAAACATTTTCCAGTGTGGATAGAGGTATATCTGTATTTTCTTATAAACCTTTTGAAATAAAAAAAGAAGAGATCTTAGAGGAAAAAAAAGAGGAGGCACCTGAAGAGGAGCGGGAAGAAATCTCCACATTGACTGTTTTGCAACAGGAGTATGAAGAGAAATTGAAAGAGGAGTATGAGAGGGGTTTAAAGGATGGGCTGGAGAAAGGTTTTATTACAGGTAAAGAGGAAGGATTAGCTGAAGGATACCAGAAGGGGTATGCGGAAGCAGAGCAGAAACTCAATAAAGATTATCAGGCCAGAAAAGAAGATTATTTAAAGCTTCTCCAGAACGAGTTATCTGGCATCCAGAGTTATATCAATCGACTACATTCTTTTCTTGATGAGATTGATAGAGAGTTACCTATGGTTGTTCTAAATCTAATAAATGGAATTGTGGGTGTGGAAAGGAAGATAAATGACAGATTGGTGATAAATATCGTTAAAAAGGCCTTTTCAAAGCTCAAAGATATTGAGATTACAGATATAATCGTAAATCCCAAGGATGTTGAAATAGTACAGGAATATTTCTCTGGTTATAATGTAATAGGTGATGGTGGTATATTACAGGGAAGTGTCAAGATAAAAACGAAGATTGGTGAGGCGGATTTCTCCATAGAATCTATTCTAAACGATCTGACTAAGAATATATATGAAGAGCTTGGAATTAATTAA
- a CDS encoding flagellar export protein FliJ — MDKKFKLQKILEYRERVFELEKQKLTDLQNRLKDYQFKREALSKEIEEKRLQLDTLKKEGKFEFAILGEKYLEKLLKMLQTLNNMIEETKKEIEKQKSAVVSAMNDLKIMEKLKEKHNINYLAYLKKEELKLIDELVITRRGNEN; from the coding sequence TTGGATAAAAAGTTTAAACTACAAAAAATACTTGAGTATAGAGAGAGGGTTTTTGAGCTTGAAAAACAGAAGTTAACGGACCTGCAAAACAGATTAAAAGATTATCAGTTTAAGCGGGAGGCCCTTTCGAAAGAGATTGAGGAAAAAAGATTACAGCTTGATACGTTGAAGAAAGAGGGAAAGTTTGAGTTTGCTATTCTTGGTGAAAAATATCTTGAAAAATTGCTAAAGATGTTGCAAACTCTAAACAATATGATTGAGGAAACAAAAAAAGAGATAGAAAAGCAGAAATCTGCAGTTGTGAGTGCCATGAATGATCTAAAAATAATGGAAAAACTGAAAGAAAAGCACAATATTAATTACCTGGCATATCTAAAGAAAGAGGAGTTGAAATTGATAGATGAACTTGTAATTACAAGGAGAGGCAATGAAAATTAG
- the fliI gene encoding flagellar protein export ATPase FliI, with protein MKSLELIKRIKLSDQLTIYGKVTKIVGLTIEADGPLLGIGTRCLIENGSRNGILAEIIGFKDDRIVLMPYGESEGIAPGSRVRNVSYGNSVKVTEKLLGRILDGLGNPIDDKGPITDFELWPVYNEPPKPLEREIIKDVIPTGVKAIDGLITVGNGQRVGIFAGSGVGKSVLLGMIARNTSAEVNVIALIGERGREVREFIERDLGEEGLKRSVIVVATSDQSPLVRKLGAFVATTIAEYFRSTGKNVMFMMDSVTRFAMAQREIGLTVGEPPTSKGYTPSVFALLPKLLERAGTKKGEGAVTGLYTVLVEGDDLTDPIADSVRSIIDGHIVLSRLLAARNHFPAIDVLMSASRLMKEIVTDEHFRLAGMMRDLMAAYNEAEDLINIGAYAKGSNKRIDTAIAKIDAINSFLRQGIDEKFDFTTTYELIKKIVG; from the coding sequence ATGAAGAGCTTGGAATTAATTAAAAGGATCAAGCTGTCAGATCAGCTCACCATCTATGGTAAAGTTACAAAGATAGTCGGGCTTACAATTGAAGCAGATGGTCCTTTGCTTGGTATCGGCACAAGATGTTTGATTGAAAATGGTTCCAGAAATGGGATTCTGGCGGAGATTATAGGATTTAAAGATGATAGGATTGTTTTGATGCCATATGGGGAGAGTGAAGGGATAGCCCCCGGCAGTAGGGTTCGTAATGTGTCCTATGGCAATAGTGTAAAGGTTACAGAGAAGTTATTGGGGCGTATACTGGATGGACTTGGTAATCCTATAGATGATAAAGGGCCTATTACCGATTTTGAACTTTGGCCTGTTTACAATGAACCCCCCAAACCACTTGAAAGGGAAATAATAAAAGATGTAATTCCCACAGGTGTAAAGGCTATAGATGGGCTTATTACAGTGGGCAACGGGCAGAGAGTAGGGATTTTTGCCGGTAGTGGTGTGGGGAAATCTGTACTTTTAGGAATGATTGCGAGGAATACCTCCGCTGAGGTGAATGTAATTGCCCTGATAGGTGAAAGGGGAAGGGAGGTTAGGGAGTTTATAGAAAGGGATCTTGGGGAAGAGGGTTTAAAAAGAAGTGTAATAGTGGTGGCAACAAGTGATCAATCACCATTGGTGAGGAAATTGGGAGCATTTGTGGCAACCACCATAGCTGAATATTTCAGAAGTACCGGTAAAAATGTTATGTTTATGATGGACTCTGTGACGAGATTTGCAATGGCACAGAGGGAGATAGGTCTTACCGTTGGGGAACCACCCACTTCAAAAGGTTATACCCCTTCTGTATTTGCTCTATTACCCAAGCTTTTAGAAAGGGCAGGTACCAAAAAAGGGGAAGGAGCAGTGACAGGTCTTTACACAGTATTGGTGGAGGGGGATGACCTTACGGATCCTATTGCGGATAGTGTAAGGTCTATTATCGATGGGCACATTGTGTTAAGTAGATTGCTTGCGGCAAGGAATCATTTTCCTGCTATAGATGTGCTGATGAGTGCCAGCCGTTTGATGAAAGAGATCGTTACCGATGAACATTTCAGATTGGCAGGTATGATGAGGGATCTTATGGCTGCCTACAACGAAGCTGAGGATCTTATAAACATCGGTGCTTATGCAAAAGGTAGTAATAAAAGGATAGATACAGCTATTGCGAAAATAGATGCAATAAACAGCTTTTTAAGACAGGGGATCGATGAAAAATTCGATTTTACCACCACTTATGAATTGATTAAAAAGATAGTGGGTTAA
- a CDS encoding MotE family protein, translating into MKIRFLVLILLISFGSLLYAEDSLINIQQLQKSLQAKEKQLAEKEKALNEKEKRLKTLEADLNAKQKELEEIRNTIQKIYDDLKGVDDENIDKLVKTLSNTKPKSAAAIIEKMDDNQAVKVLKRMDPKKSGAIMTALGKSNPEKAAKISGQLISPQR; encoded by the coding sequence ATGAAAATTAGATTTTTAGTTTTAATATTGCTGATTAGTTTTGGGTCACTTTTATATGCAGAAGATAGCTTAATCAACATACAACAGCTTCAAAAGTCACTTCAGGCTAAAGAGAAGCAACTTGCGGAAAAGGAGAAGGCTTTAAACGAAAAAGAGAAAAGACTTAAAACACTTGAAGCGGATCTTAATGCAAAACAGAAGGAGCTGGAGGAGATAAGAAATACCATACAGAAAATATACGATGATTTAAAAGGTGTGGATGATGAAAATATAGATAAATTGGTGAAAACCCTTTCAAATACAAAACCAAAATCGGCGGCGGCAATTATAGAAAAGATGGATGATAATCAGGCGGTAAAGGTCTTGAAAAGGATGGATCCAAAAAAATCTGGTGCAATAATGACAGCACTTGGTAAGAGTAATCCTGAAAAAGCTGCAAAAATATCAGGACAATTAATCTCACCACAAAGATAG
- a CDS encoding O-methyltransferase produces MKSQLLIPAVYDFLENIDVEGFEQFYEYAVKRDVPVVSKAVGNIIGFFVSLFRPTNILELGCGIGTSARYMLAKSKANYTGVDNNLERIEVAKRFLKDFKQLKFIHSRVEAFLSGTDEKYDFVFVDSIKKDYEKIWYLLKPVLARRSIVIFDDFFLYGYIFQEEAEIPHKYREGVRLIKRFINNIKNDPTVETVFLPIENGIMVVHYEG; encoded by the coding sequence ATGAAAAGTCAGTTGCTCATACCGGCGGTTTACGACTTCCTTGAGAATATAGATGTGGAGGGGTTTGAACAATTTTACGAATATGCCGTAAAAAGGGATGTACCGGTAGTGTCAAAAGCTGTGGGGAATATAATCGGTTTTTTCGTATCTCTATTTAGACCCACAAATATTCTTGAATTGGGGTGTGGAATAGGTACATCTGCCAGGTATATGCTTGCAAAGTCAAAAGCTAACTACACAGGAGTGGATAATAATCTTGAAAGGATAGAGGTGGCAAAGAGATTTTTAAAGGATTTCAAACAATTGAAGTTTATTCATTCAAGGGTGGAAGCTTTTTTATCTGGTACAGACGAAAAATACGATTTTGTGTTTGTGGATTCGATAAAAAAAGATTATGAAAAGATATGGTATCTACTAAAACCTGTTCTTGCAAGGAGAAGTATAGTGATATTTGATGACTTTTTCCTCTATGGTTATATTTTTCAGGAGGAAGCGGAGATACCTCATAAATACAGGGAAGGTGTGAGATTGATAAAGAGGTTTATTAATAATATAAAAAATGATCCAACGGTGGAAACCGTTTTTCTGCCTATAGAAAATGGTATAATGGTGGTACACTATGAAGGTTGA
- a CDS encoding peptidase U32 family protein, whose translation MKVELLSPAGNMEKLKAAINFGADAVYLSGKDFGLRASADNFTIEEMYEAFSLLHSKGKKGYVTVNIYARNYDFNELGFYLDQLKEVSPDALIVSDPGVFKFIRDRKIEIPIHISTQANITNYMAVKFWQQLGAERIVLARELTREEIRFIAENVKCELEVFVHGAMCISHSGRCVLSNYFNKKDSNRGECTHPCRWKYHLVEETRPGEYLPVFEDERGTYIYNSKDLCLIEHVGELIDMGIKSLKIEGRMKSSMYTAVVTGVYRQVIDAALKGEFKVDEKWIRLLNTVSNRTYTKGFYADEADESSINYKTSSYVRGSDFLGVVTAYKDGRLNFHCKGKINMGDKLQILTPDMDEFILKVDEIYDLNGEKVEFTKPNYDYFFKYDIDIPENSIIRRIL comes from the coding sequence ATGAAGGTTGAGCTATTATCCCCAGCAGGTAACATGGAGAAGCTAAAAGCAGCGATAAATTTCGGAGCAGATGCAGTTTATCTATCCGGAAAAGATTTTGGACTCAGAGCAAGTGCCGATAATTTTACGATAGAAGAGATGTATGAAGCTTTCAGTTTATTGCATTCAAAAGGGAAAAAGGGGTATGTAACTGTCAACATATATGCAAGAAATTACGATTTTAATGAACTTGGATTTTATTTAGATCAGCTAAAAGAGGTCTCTCCGGATGCTCTTATCGTAAGTGATCCGGGGGTTTTTAAGTTTATCAGGGATAGAAAAATAGAGATTCCTATACATATAAGTACACAGGCGAATATTACAAATTATATGGCGGTAAAATTCTGGCAACAGCTTGGAGCCGAAAGGATTGTACTTGCGAGGGAATTAACACGTGAGGAGATAAGGTTTATTGCTGAAAATGTTAAGTGTGAGCTTGAAGTTTTTGTGCATGGGGCTATGTGCATATCTCATTCGGGTAGATGTGTACTAAGCAATTATTTTAACAAAAAAGATTCCAACCGCGGAGAATGTACACATCCCTGCAGATGGAAGTATCACCTTGTGGAGGAGACAAGGCCGGGGGAATATTTACCGGTATTTGAAGATGAAAGGGGGACATACATCTATAATTCAAAAGATCTATGTTTGATAGAGCATGTGGGGGAATTAATCGATATGGGGATTAAAAGCCTTAAGATAGAAGGTAGGATGAAAAGCTCTATGTACACCGCTGTGGTCACCGGGGTTTATCGTCAGGTTATTGATGCGGCATTAAAAGGGGAGTTTAAGGTAGATGAAAAATGGATAAGGCTTTTAAATACTGTTAGTAATAGGACCTACACAAAAGGTTTTTATGCAGATGAGGCTGATGAAAGCAGTATAAACTATAAAACATCATCGTACGTGAGGGGTTCAGACTTTTTGGGTGTTGTGACAGCTTATAAAGATGGCAGGTTAAATTTCCATTGTAAAGGTAAAATCAATATGGGGGATAAGCTACAGATATTAACACCTGATATGGATGAGTTTATATTAAAAGTGGATGAAATTTATGATTTAAATGGTGAAAAGGTGGAGTTTACAAAGCCTAATTATGATTATTTTTTTAAATATGATATAGATATACCCGAAAACAGCATAATCAGGAGAATCCTATGA
- the fliG gene encoding flagellar motor switch protein FliG has translation MSETNVSGVQKAAILLITLGDELSAQIMGHLDDEEVQEVSKEIAVTKMVPPDVADAVVEEFYNMMLAKKFIAKGGLEYAKTLLTKSLGPERARKVIDRLTKMLEQTSGFEFLSRVEPKQLAKFIANEHPQTIALVLAHLDPSHAAESLAELPDDLKAEVTIRIANLQDISPSVVKTLAKVLEERFESISSYNVEVGGTKAVAEIFNRMDKNTSKIVMERLEKDAPSLVASIRDMMFVFDDIKRLGNTAIQEILKRADKKTLTLALKGADDELKEKFFANMSKRGVEAMKEEMEFMGPVKLKDVEKAQHEIVEIVRELDSEGLVSISGGEEDQYV, from the coding sequence ATGAGTGAGACAAACGTTTCCGGTGTACAAAAAGCAGCAATACTTTTGATAACGCTGGGGGATGAGCTATCAGCCCAGATCATGGGGCATCTGGATGATGAAGAGGTTCAGGAGGTCTCAAAAGAGATAGCTGTGACAAAGATGGTACCTCCCGACGTTGCGGATGCCGTTGTGGAAGAATTTTACAACATGATGCTTGCCAAAAAATTTATCGCAAAGGGTGGTCTGGAATATGCCAAAACGTTGCTTACCAAGTCGCTGGGACCGGAAAGGGCAAGGAAAGTTATTGATAGACTCACCAAGATGTTGGAGCAGACGAGTGGTTTTGAATTTCTGTCGAGGGTGGAGCCGAAGCAATTGGCAAAATTCATAGCGAATGAGCATCCCCAAACCATTGCTCTGGTACTGGCACATCTCGACCCTTCCCATGCCGCCGAATCACTTGCGGAGTTGCCTGATGATTTAAAAGCAGAGGTGACCATCAGGATTGCCAATCTTCAGGATATATCCCCTTCGGTTGTTAAGACGCTTGCAAAGGTTCTGGAGGAGAGGTTTGAATCCATTAGCTCTTATAATGTGGAAGTGGGTGGTACAAAAGCTGTAGCCGAAATATTCAATAGAATGGATAAAAACACAAGTAAGATCGTTATGGAAAGACTGGAAAAGGATGCTCCAAGCCTTGTGGCATCCATCAGGGATATGATGTTTGTTTTTGATGATATAAAAAGGCTTGGCAATACTGCTATTCAGGAGATATTAAAAAGAGCTGATAAAAAGACTCTTACGCTTGCCCTTAAAGGTGCTGATGATGAATTGAAAGAGAAGTTTTTTGCAAATATGTCTAAACGTGGTGTTGAGGCGATGAAAGAGGAGATGGAATTTATGGGACCGGTTAAGCTCAAAGATGTGGAAAAGGCCCAGCACGAGATTGTGGAGATTGTAAGAGAGCTGGATAGCGAAGGTCTTGTGAGTATCTCAGGTGGCGAAGAGGATCAATACGTATAA